DNA from Terriglobus tenax:
CGCGAGGTCTCAAGCAATGTCTTCGAGGTGAGCATGGGCCCGATGAAGATGCGTGTGCAGCGCGACGACATTGCCGAGGTGGTGCGCAAGGCTCCGGTGGAGACGCCGCTGCAGGCGGCGCGCAAGAAGGGCGGCGTGAATATCGCCATGCAGAGCGACCCGGACCTGATGCCGCGCGAGATCAACGTGATTGGACGCACGGCCGACGAGGCGCAGGACGAAGTAGAACGCTTCCTGGACCAGGCGTTTCTTGCCGGCATGCCGAACATCCGCATCGTGCATGGAACGGGCATGGGCATTCTGCGGCGCACGCTGCGGGAGTATCTGCGGCGGCATCCGCATGTGGCAAACGTGAGTGAGCCTCCGTATAACGAAGGCGGGCAGGGCGCGACGATTGTGGATTTGAAACTGTAGAGAGTGCTCAGTGCTCTGTTCTTAGAGGTCTCGCTTTGCTTGTTCTTATGGGGCTTTTGCGGCACGGCTGAAGCCGTGCCCTGACGGATTCTTATCCCACGTCCCAACAGCGGGACGTGGGGCACCCCGGTTCTTACTCACAACTCCCAACTCTTAACTCACCACTGCTTCACCGCGGTGTATACCCTTCCCTTGCCCTGACCGTTGTGCCTTCTCCGGCGGTGATGGTGATCTTGCGGAAGCGTTTGTCGCGGGTGGAGTTGTTGGAGTAGTAGCCGATCTCGTAAAGCGATTTCAGGTCGTCGGCAATGGAGCGGAAGGCGTCCTTCGGTTTGATGACGCGGATGTCAAAGCTCTGACCGCCGGTGGCCTGGGTCAGGTGATCGAGCGCCCGCATGCCGTAGCGGTCGCGCGGGGTCATTTTGCTCTCTTTGTTCTCAGTGGTGCGCAAGGCGTAGACCAGCGTGTCGGCGCCCTGCGCGGCGGTGATGGCGTCGATCAGGTCATGCTCGCTGGAGTTCTCTTCGCCGTCGGAAAAGACGATGAGTACGCGGCGGTGCTCGCGTTCGGTCTCCATCTTTTCGGTGACGGAGAAGTAGACAGCGTCGTAGAGCGCGGTGCCAAGCTCGCGCTGCTCCTGCGGGCCTAGCTCGGATCCGCTGTGGTCGCCCTTGTTGAAGAGGTGGACGCTTTCGGTGACCTGTTTGGGGTCGTTGGTCCAGTCGGTGACCAGGCGCAGGTGGTTACCAAAACAGACGGCGAAGGCGCGGTCGCGCGGCTCCATGACGGTCTTCAGGAAGGCTTCAATCTCGTGTTCGTGCTCTTTCACGAATTTGTCCTGGCTTCCGCTGGCGTCCACGATGAGGGCGATCGAGAGGGGCAGCTCGCGCTGGCTGGCGTAGTAGCGCACGCTCTGGTCGCGGCCGTCTTCCTGGATGTGGAAGGCCTCCTGCGGCAGGTTGGTGACCAGCTGGCCTTTGGCGTCGCGGACGGTGAGGGTGGTGCTGATCAGCCGGCTGTTGACCTGCATGCGGAAGCTGGGCTGGTCCTGCTGGGCAAACCCAGCAGAGGTAAGCGCTGCGAGGGCCAGCGAAGGCAAGAGGATCTTCATGGAACTAAGGTACGACGCGGGCGACTGGATGGTTCTTGATTTTCGCCAGGGCACGGCTGAAGCCGTACCAGTCGGGTGGAGGCCCGGAGAAGATGGGTTCGAGCTCTGCTTGAATCTCCCACCCATCCGCTGCTCGTAGAGAGAGGGCACCCGGTTTGTACTGGCATCCGGCTTTTTAACTTTTAACCTTCAACGTTTCACTCGCTCGAATGCTATTCTTCGCTCGTTATGGTGCGATTTATTACGGTGGAACGGGAATACGGCAGCGAGGGGGCGGAGTTTGCCGCGGCCCTGGCTGAGAAGCTGGGATGGAAGCTGTACGACAAGGCTCTGGTCGATGCCGTGGCCGAGGAGGCCGGGGTGGATCCGGAGCAGGTGGCGGCAAGCGACGAGAAGCCGGACCCGTGGTACTCGCGCCTGGGCAAAGGGTTCCTGGCTGGAGGCGCGGAGCTTGGTTTTCCGCCGTCTGGAATTGATACCGAGCAGATGCTGGGCTACCTGCAACGCGCCATGAAGCGCGTTGCCCATGAAGGCCACTGCGTGATTGTGGGCCGCGGCGGCGCCAGCTACCTGTGTGGCGAGCCGGGGGCGTTCCACGTGTTCACCTACGCCTCTATGCCGCACAAAAAGCGGTGGTTTGAGCAGAAGTATCCGGAGCGCGCCAGCCATGCCGAGCAGGAGATCCACGCGGCGGATGCAGCGCGGGCGACCTACATCCGCCGCCACTACGACCGCGACTGGGCCGACCGCCACCTGTATCACCTGCTGCTGAACAGCTGCATGGGGATCGATGCGATGGTGAAGGCGACGATTGATGCGGCGGGAACGATCGGGTAGTTGAGAGGCGGGAGTTGTGTGTTCTGAGTTTTCCAGGGACACGACTCGAATTCCGGACCCTTACCTCGCACTTCACAACTTACCGTTTGAATCCGAACATCGCCCTGGCGCATCGATAATCGGTAGGTCTGGTGACTCGGCGTAAAATGGTCACGTTTGTGTCATTCCATGTCCTGAAGGACGGAGATTCCCTTGGCAGATACCATTTTCGACATAGCGGTAATTGGCGGCGGACCGGCGGGCTACACCTGCGCGATCCGCGCGGCGCAGTATGGACTGAAGGTTGCCCTGATTGAGGCGACCGACAAGATTGGCGGCACCTGCCTGCATGTCGGCTGCATCCCGACGAAGGCCATCCTGTTCTCGGCCGAGGTGTATGAGCACTTCAAGCACTCCAAGGAGTTCGGCCTGGAGACGACCGGCGACATCAAGGTGAACTGGCCTGCCGTGGTCGGCCGCAAGGCCGACATCGTGACCAAGCACACCAAGGGTCTCGACTTCCTGATGAAGAAGAACAAGATCACCGTGGTACGTGGTTACGGCAAGCTGACCGGCGCGGCCAAGGGCGGCGTCCACACGGTTGCGATCGAGGGCGGCAAGGAGAGCCAGGTACAGGCCAAGAACGTGGTCATCGCCACCGGTTCTGACGCCCGCATGCTGCCGGGCTACACGGCCGACGAGAAGATCATGACCAACATCGAGATCCTGTCGATGGATGCGGTGCCGAAGTCGCTGGTGGTCATCGGTTCGGGCGCCGTAGGTGTGGAGTTTGCGTCGATCTTCAAGAGCTTTGGCGCCGAGGTGACGATCATCGAGGCTCTGCCGCGCATTGTTCCGGCAGAGGACGAAGACATCAGCAAGGAGCTGCTGCGCCTGTACAAGAAGCGCGGCATCGAGGTGCACGTCTCCGCCAAGGTGGACAAGATTGAGAAGACCAAGACTGGCGTGAAGGTGGACTTTACCACCAGCGACGGAAAGCCTGCGAGCAAGGAAGCCGAGAAGGTGCTGGTGGCCGTAGGCCGCGCTCCGCGTACCGGCAACGTCGGTATCGACAAGACCAAGGTGCAGGTGGACCGCGGCTTTGTGCTGGTGAACGAGTACATGGAGACGGCTGAGCCGGGCGTGTACGCCATTGGCGACATCGTCGCGGGTTTCCCGCAGCTGGCGCACTCGGGTTCGAGCGCCGGCATGGTGGTGGCGGCCAAGATCGCCGGCAAGTACGCCAAGCCGCTGAAGCGCAACCTGATTCCGGGTGCCACCTACTGCGAACCGCAGATCGGCAGCGTGGGTCTGACCGAAGCCAAGGCCAAGGAAGCCGGCTACGACGTGAAGGTCGGCAAGTTCCCGTTCGTCGGCAATTCGAAGGCGACGATCCTGGGCTCGCACGATGGTTTCATCAAGGTGGTTTCGGACAAGAAGTACGGTGAGATTCTGGGCGTTCACATCATTGGCCCGCTGGCGACCGATATCATTGCCGAAGCAGTCACGGCGATGGAGCTGGAAGCTACCGTGGAGAGCATGATGTGGACCGTGCATGCTCACCCGACCGTTGCCGAGGCCCTGCTGGATGGTTTCAGCTCGGTTGAGGGCATGGCGATCAACGTGTAGGTAGTCAGGGCTTTAGACCTGACATTAAGCGAGTTGAAGGAATACGGCTTTAGCCGCTGAGGGAAGACAGACCTCAGGGGCCAAAGCCCCTTCCTTTCTCAGGACAATTGCGGCACGGCTGAAGCCGTGCCCTGACGGATGACAGAACTCTGGATACACCAACCATCCATCCAGCACATCAGCCAACCAGATGCAGCACATTCACCTCCTCCAACTCGGACGCACCTCCTATGCCGACGGCTTGGAAATCCAGCGCAAGGTTACTGAGGCACGCAAGGCCAACCGCATTGGCGACACGCTCATTCTGCTGGAGCATCCGCCGGTGCTGACGCTGGGGCGCAACTCACACCGCGAGAATGTGCTGGCCAGCGACGAAGTGCTTGCGGCCAAAGGCGTTACGCTGCACGAGATCAACCGTGGCGGCGATGTGACCTATCACGGGCCAGGCCAGCTGGTGGGCTACCCCATCTTCGATCTGCGCGGCGACTGGCCGGGCAAGCGCGGGCCGCACCTGGGGCCGGTGGACTACATGCGCATGCTGGAAGAGGTCATCATCCGCGTGTGCAAGGACTTTGGCGTGATGACGCAGCGGGTGAAGGGGCGGACCGGCGTGTGGACGCTGCCGGGTGTCAGCTTTGCCGAGAAGAAGATCTGCGCCTTTGGCGTGCATGTGTCCATGGGCGTGACCTCGCACGGGTTTGCTCTGAATGTGACGACCGATCTGCGGGATTTTGACCTGATTGTGCCCTGCGGCATCAGCGACCGGACGGTAACCAGCCTGGAGCTGGAGGCAGCGGAGGGCCGCGAGCCTGCTCCAACCCTGGAGAACACGGCCAATGCCGCAGCGCGGCAGTTCGGGCACGTCTTCGAGCGGCAGATTCTGGCCACGGATACGGTGGAAGAATTGTTGAAGAATCAGGAACCCGGTTAAGCTGAATATCGCCTAAATGTTCGTTTATCGCTCAAGGCGGTTTTCGACGGTATTTTCAGAGGTATAGAATCGGGAGTTGCGGAAGCGACTTTAGCAGCATTGCAGCACGATTTCATTTCTCAAGGATCATCATGCCGACTGACGTAGTCATGCCCCAGATGGGCGAATCCATCACCGAAGGCACCCTGACCAAGTGGCTGAAGAAGCCCGGCGACAAGGTAGAGCGCGACGAGCCGCTTTTTGAGATTTCGACCGACAAGGTAGACGCGGAGATTCCGTCGCCTGCGGCCGGTATTCTGACCGAGATCAAAGTGCAGGAAGGCACCACGGTTGGTGTGAACAGCGTTGTGGCCGTGATTGCGGAAGAAGGCTCTGCCGTTGCCTCTGCTCCAGCCGTCGCTGCCGCACCGGCTGCCGCAGACGATAAGGCTGCCGCCAGCGAAGCCAAGCAGGAGCCCTCAGAGAATGTGGCTGCTCCGGCTGCGCCTGCTGCCGGCCCTGGTACCGACGTGGTGATGCCGCAGATGGGCGAGTCCATCACCGAAGGCACCATCACCAAGTGGCTGAAGAAGGTGGGCGACTCCGTCCAGCGCGACGAGCCGCTTTTTGAGATTTCGACCGACAAGGTGGACGCGGAGATTCCGTCGCCTGCTGCCGGTACGCTGACCGCCATCAAGGCTGAGGCGGGAACGACTGTCGCCATCAACACCGTGGTTGCCGTCATCGGTGGTGGAGCGGGTGCTTCTGCCCCGGCTCCGGTCGCTGCTGCTCCCGCACCTGCCGCTCCCGCACCAGCCGCTGCAGCGCCTGCCCCGGCTGCCGCCGCTCCGGACGCGGAAGCTGGCTTCCGCAGCTCGCCCCTGGTCCGCAAGATGGCCAAGGAGAACAACATTGACTTGTCGACGGTATCCGGTACCGGCGCCAGCGGTCGCATCACCAAGGAAGATATCAGCGGCGTGATCTCCGGCGGCGCAAAGCCTGCCGCTCCGGTGCCTGTTGCTGCTGCACCTGTGGCTGCTGCTCCGGCACCGAAGGCTGCCCCGGCTGCTCCCGCTCCCACGCCTGGAACGCTGGAGCCGCTGTCGAAGATGCGCGCCATCATCGCCAAGCGCATGGTGGAGTCGAAGGCGACCTCTCCGCACGTCCACACCGTCTTCAAGGTGGACATGACCCGCATCGTGAAGATGCGCGAGAAAGAGAAGAACAAGTACGAGCAGCGTAACGGCGTCAAGCTGACCTACATGCCGTACATCACACGCGCCGCCGTGCATGCGTTGTCGAAGCACCCGATCGTGAACGCGCGCATGGAAGGCGACGCCATCCGCTACGCCTCCAACATCAACGTCGGCATCGCCGTCGCCCTGGACTGGGGTCTGATCGTCCCGGTCATCAAGCAGTGCGAGGAGAAGAACTTCCTCGGCATCGCACGCGGAATCGTGGACATCGCAGCCCGCGCCCGCGGCAAGAAGTTGGGCGCTGATGAGATCTCCGGCGGAACCTTCACCATCACCAACCCGGGTATGTTCGGTGAGCAGTTCGGCACCCCGATCATCAACCAGCCGCAGAGCGCCATCCTGGGCTGTGGCGGCATGTTCAAGGAGCCCCTGGTCCTGACCGATGCGGAAGGCAACGACACCATCGCCATCCGCACCGTGCAGCGCTTCACCCTCGGCTTCGACCACCGCATCGTCGACGGAGCCGATGCCGGCAAGTTCATGAGCGATTTCAAGA
Protein-coding regions in this window:
- a CDS encoding VWA domain-containing protein, with translation MKILLPSLALAALTSAGFAQQDQPSFRMQVNSRLISTTLTVRDAKGQLVTNLPQEAFHIQEDGRDQSVRYYASQRELPLSIALIVDASGSQDKFVKEHEHEIEAFLKTVMEPRDRAFAVCFGNHLRLVTDWTNDPKQVTESVHLFNKGDHSGSELGPQEQRELGTALYDAVYFSVTEKMETEREHRRVLIVFSDGEENSSEHDLIDAITAAQGADTLVYALRTTENKESKMTPRDRYGMRALDHLTQATGGQSFDIRVIKPKDAFRSIADDLKSLYEIGYYSNNSTRDKRFRKITITAGEGTTVRAREGYTPR
- a CDS encoding cytidylate kinase-like family protein gives rise to the protein MVRFITVEREYGSEGAEFAAALAEKLGWKLYDKALVDAVAEEAGVDPEQVAASDEKPDPWYSRLGKGFLAGGAELGFPPSGIDTEQMLGYLQRAMKRVAHEGHCVIVGRGGASYLCGEPGAFHVFTYASMPHKKRWFEQKYPERASHAEQEIHAADAARATYIRRHYDRDWADRHLYHLLLNSCMGIDAMVKATIDAAGTIG
- the lpdA gene encoding dihydrolipoyl dehydrogenase is translated as MADTIFDIAVIGGGPAGYTCAIRAAQYGLKVALIEATDKIGGTCLHVGCIPTKAILFSAEVYEHFKHSKEFGLETTGDIKVNWPAVVGRKADIVTKHTKGLDFLMKKNKITVVRGYGKLTGAAKGGVHTVAIEGGKESQVQAKNVVIATGSDARMLPGYTADEKIMTNIEILSMDAVPKSLVVIGSGAVGVEFASIFKSFGAEVTIIEALPRIVPAEDEDISKELLRLYKKRGIEVHVSAKVDKIEKTKTGVKVDFTTSDGKPASKEAEKVLVAVGRAPRTGNVGIDKTKVQVDRGFVLVNEYMETAEPGVYAIGDIVAGFPQLAHSGSSAGMVVAAKIAGKYAKPLKRNLIPGATYCEPQIGSVGLTEAKAKEAGYDVKVGKFPFVGNSKATILGSHDGFIKVVSDKKYGEILGVHIIGPLATDIIAEAVTAMELEATVESMMWTVHAHPTVAEALLDGFSSVEGMAINV
- the lipB gene encoding lipoyl(octanoyl) transferase LipB, with the translated sequence MQHIHLLQLGRTSYADGLEIQRKVTEARKANRIGDTLILLEHPPVLTLGRNSHRENVLASDEVLAAKGVTLHEINRGGDVTYHGPGQLVGYPIFDLRGDWPGKRGPHLGPVDYMRMLEEVIIRVCKDFGVMTQRVKGRTGVWTLPGVSFAEKKICAFGVHVSMGVTSHGFALNVTTDLRDFDLIVPCGISDRTVTSLELEAAEGREPAPTLENTANAAARQFGHVFERQILATDTVEELLKNQEPG
- the sucB gene encoding 2-oxoglutarate dehydrogenase, E2 component, dihydrolipoamide succinyltransferase, which encodes MPTDVVMPQMGESITEGTLTKWLKKPGDKVERDEPLFEISTDKVDAEIPSPAAGILTEIKVQEGTTVGVNSVVAVIAEEGSAVASAPAVAAAPAAADDKAAASEAKQEPSENVAAPAAPAAGPGTDVVMPQMGESITEGTITKWLKKVGDSVQRDEPLFEISTDKVDAEIPSPAAGTLTAIKAEAGTTVAINTVVAVIGGGAGASAPAPVAAAPAPAAPAPAAAAPAPAAAAPDAEAGFRSSPLVRKMAKENNIDLSTVSGTGASGRITKEDISGVISGGAKPAAPVPVAAAPVAAAPAPKAAPAAPAPTPGTLEPLSKMRAIIAKRMVESKATSPHVHTVFKVDMTRIVKMREKEKNKYEQRNGVKLTYMPYITRAAVHALSKHPIVNARMEGDAIRYASNINVGIAVALDWGLIVPVIKQCEEKNFLGIARGIVDIAARARGKKLGADEISGGTFTITNPGMFGEQFGTPIINQPQSAILGCGGMFKEPLVLTDAEGNDTIAIRTVQRFTLGFDHRIVDGADAGKFMSDFKNYLENWSEDIG